The nucleotide sequence GACTACATTGTGCAGGGCATCAGTCAGCAAATCTTTTCTGTAAAGGGACCAGCTAGTAAATATTTTGCGCTTTGTTGGCTACTGCCTCTGTTTCAACTACTCAAGTCTGCCATGAAGCAGAAAAGCACATAGACAGTCTGTAGACTAATGAGCATGActttgttccaataaaactttatctgCAACAATAGGAGGTGGGCCAGATTTGGTACATGGGCTGCGGTTTACCAACTCCTGGAGTAAGGCAGTTGAATCCTATggtaaggaatttggattttattccaagaaTAGGTAGCCATTGAGAGGTTTTGAACAGGGGGTCATATGGTCAGATTTTGTTTTGAAGAGGTTCCTGTAACATAATTTATAACATAAGAATTGTCTTTCTCCATTTATTATTCCTTTCCCACTATGAactctatttctaattttcttttgaaaactgagaGGATGGGGGGAGCCTCTGGTAGTTACCTATGTCGTTTACTAGTCACATGACCTTAGGTCAattgcttaatctctctgagcctcagtttccttcttcaTAAAACTGTAATAAGAACACCTGTCTCAAAGGGTTGTTAAATGGATTACATGAGATCATGTATATACAACATCTGTCACAGTGACTGCCAAAGTAAGGGCTCAATAATGCAAATccctttgccatttttttcttccattgggCCTGTATATGTCATACTCCAGTCAAAACAGGAGGATATGTAAAACTTGGGTTGAAAAATCAATTGCACAATTACAGGATAGGTAAGAAATTACTTAACATAACATAACTGGGTGACTTGGCTGCTATAAGAGctaatatgattttaatttaaattaatagaaACATGATTCCTGATGACAAGAATGATGAATCTATTTGTCTTCCATGTTAGCCAAGTATTTGGAGTCCTGGAAAAAATCCGAGTGCACTCATTTGAGAATACTAGTAAGTGAAGTACATTCGAAGAAGGCTGTCAAATATAAAAGGGTTTGGGAGCCCTATCATACATAAAATGTATTGTAAGTGTTTAGATTGGGAAgagtaaaagaaaactttaaaactgcACACATAGTTGAAAGGCTGTCACTCGGAAGAAGGATAAGATACACATTATTCTGCTGTGGAGGTGGGCCACCTTGGGCCATTGCATGGAAAGTGCAGAGGTAAGATTTTTCCACATTTAAAGATCTCCATGGTGCATGTGAGCTCTCAATCCATGCAGGTATTCTGGAAGCGATGGAGAAGTATTCAATAGCTGAGATAATGTATAAGAGATTTTTGCAATgcaaacacaaataaattaaaagaccTTTCTTTATACCTTCCTCATTTCTGATTCCTTCCTCATTTCTGCAGGCTACATTAACCAAATCTCTAGAGATCCAAAGACTCTTTGGATACTAGGGACTGGATTTTTCTCTTGGGGTCTCTGCTAAAAAGATGATTGTGAGACCCATGAATCCATGGTTCATTAAGAGGTAGAGAGACTAATAGAGGGTTATTGGGGGTTAGGGCAGAGGGGCAGGAGAGAGTGACTAAGGTAAAAATAGAGTGGGTTCCCTTTATGTAAATGGAGTCAATTTTATATCACTGAAAAAGAGATGAAGATCAGGAGAGGAAAAATGAACTCAGCATGTTCTCACCAAAACCATTTCCAAATCCATCAACTCCTCCTTCCCTGTGCCTGTTCTCCCAGTTGGCCCTAATGAGTTGCATTTTTCCCCCATGGCATGCAAACAAGGAAAGACCAGGAAGTACTATTTATTTTTGCCTGCCTCTTCTTCATGAAAATGTAAGCCCCATGGGGCAGTCTTTCTTGTTCATGGCTGCATCCTAATCAAATGTTTACAGAAAGAATGAGGAGTGGGAATCATTCTAGAGTGGAATATGACAGCAGGAAATAATGGTGATCGGATGAAGCTCAATATAAAATCCTGAATACTCAAGGGAAGTGTCTAACCATAGCTTCAGGGAACTATTGCCCCAAATTTAGCCCGGTTGTTTTCTGAGATTACCTGGCCCATGTTGTATCTGGTCAAAAAAGAACGATTCTCCAGAAATTCATAGTAAAATCGTTCTAGTCTGTGCTTGATGGAAGAGGAATAGCTCAATCAGGGCCCAGCAGAGTTTTCAGCTGTTGGAGTCAACGGGAGACTCTGGGAAAATGCAGGGGAGAGGtggcaaagaaaggaaaaaaaggtatgagcaggaaaaaggaagggaaagaatagGAGGGCAGGTCATTGCGTTTCTTGTGTGCAAGAAACCTGTCTTATGCCCACAAGTGAAGGTCATTCGAGAAGCGAAAATTCATTTGACTCTCAGAGGGATGAGAAACTGTGTAAAGACAAGTGGTAGAGTGTTATTGCAGAGATTCCAGTGTCTTCTTTGGCAATACCATCATGTTCATGGATACAATGGAGGGGCACCTACTATGTTTCAGGTACTGTTGAGAACGGAAAGAAAAGTATCTTGCTATCTTCTACGGCAGCCTCTAATGCTGCAGTTTACTGGCCAGTAGGTGTGGTCAGGGGCGGATCCAGCTTTTCTGGGGCATGaagcttattctttttttttttttttgagagaagctctttaagaaaaataatttaaattttaaaaagtcaagaataaGTCTAGAGCCTTAAAAGGAGCCTGTGCTTTTGAGAGGCACTGAAGCTTGGGCTTTGTTTGCTTCATAGTAAATCCATCTCTGGCTGTAGTGATAGTTCATCAATTACTTTAATATAAAAAGTGCCACCATGCTGCCTCAAAAACATTCATTTTGGAAATCAGGGAAGGAAAGGGATGGGATGGAGTTGAAGTGGGAAAGTCAAACAGCTCAAACGAATCCACATGGTTCTATTTTAATAATAGAGCAAAAGACTGATTCttaaatgagtttatttttattcccttttgcTAAAAATTCCAGTTTTGTTAAAATGGTTAGCaaagaaaaggttttattttaagtacaaacaaacaaataaataaccctGGATCTACATACAAACTCTTTCCGGTGTAGAGGACTCTCCTTGGTTTCCAATCAATATGTTGCTGTTGCCAGGGTGATAAGCTCCGTGCTTCTGGATTTAGACTAAAAAttcctccaaaatattttatgatctGTTGATGTTGGGCTTTGACTAGATCTGATAGATATGGGGGTGAGTGGGATTCTGAGGAATTCTCTCTCAGCACTCCTGTGTCTCTTGTGTTTTACTGTGTATCAGAGCCACTCGGGTAGCTTATGAAACACTTTTTCCTGGGTATTACTCCCAGGAATTCTAATGCAGGGAGACTGCTGTACAGACCAGGAGACTCCAATGCAGTCAATTCCCAGATTGCTCTGGCTAAAATCTCCCCTATTAACAACCTGCTTTATGTAGGAGGAATTATAAACATACTCagcaaaaggggaaactgaggcacaggaaagCAAAACAACTTGCCTCAGGTCCCTTCACAAGTTTATGTTCAAACAGGACATTTCAGCTTCAAGAAGTCCTGGCAAAGGCCACATACTGGGAAAAAAGAGCATGTTTCTGGAAGAAAGAACAGTCCAACAAACATACAGATTTGCTAGGGAAGGGGGTAGTCACAGTGGAATGGTGTGTGTTGATTTTAATAGACAAAGGGATTAGAATGAATAAGGTAGACAAGAATTAGTGAACACCACAGAGACTTTTTCAAAGGACTTTGTGAGTgttggcaagagaaaaaaaaataagagattttgTAAGAGCGGAGGGCCTCAGTGCATGGAAGGCTATGTCACAAACAAGGAACAGAATTTGATGTCTGAAGGGGTAGGGAAGGATTTGCACAGTCCCCCGCAGATCACAGGCCCTCAATCAATGTTTGTTGAAGGAATTTGCAAAGGAGGCCGAGTACTAATGTAGACTCGATTTGATAACTACCATTTTCCTGGTTGCCATGTTCCTGGTGTGGGATGTCAGCCAGGAATCCAATAAGCAGAAACAGACAATGTGAGGTAATGCCAGAGAGGTTGGACTCTGGTTAAGACTGTCAGAGACACAGGCCTAGTAGTAAAGCTAGCCTGAGAGGGTGAAGGTGACTGACTCTTTAGAGACACTTCTCCAATCAGCTGGggtgtgggagtgggggtggggaggtgtgcCCATGTGAGGGAAAGAGTGATTTCATCTATTTAATGAAAAATGACCTGAACGTTTCTCTGAACCTGGAAACTCCCCATCTAACCGGGGCCAAGGAAAACAGGATTAGGTCTTGTTTCTTCTACAATGGCTTTGCGTCTGCTTAGAATGAGTTAAACTGGAGGGAGCAGAAAAATCATCCCCTTTCATTGTTTCTGCAGAGAAATCTGGAAGGCTCTGAATCATTTAATGGGTTAATACGACAGGCTTCCCTCTGGTTCCCTGTAGACATTGTTTTTCTTTGgcttcctttgctttttaaatggaCACTCCATTTCTTGGGTATGTGTTCATAGGACAGAAAGTTTGCCATATTAAAACCAGAGAAACAAGTCACCCCTCTGGCATTCTGTCTACTGACGAGCTCCTGATTTCAGTCTAATATTCCCTCTGACCTCCACAAGGGACAGCTTTTGCCCTGAAGCATGAGGTCATGAAAACCACAACAAACATTTCTGCCAGAGTGGGCAACTACTGACATGTAATTTTCTGTGTGATCGAAATATTCAAGTGGCACTTTTTCAAGATTTCTCTGCCTAGATGTTTGGAGATACACAGTCTTTTCCTCAGCGTGTTTTCTAGGATTGCCAAAGGTGCTCATAAAAAACATCACAGTCGTCAGCACTTCACGATGTCTTTTGTGCTCAAATTTGCCAAGTCGTCCAACAGGAGAACTGGGTGAATAAATCCACAgggccattttctttttaatgcaatgtatatttattgtaaacaataatatacaaaaaaaaaaagagagaaagaaaaagggaaaggtaAGTTTCACAGAGAGAACAAAAggtttgggggtgggagggaaacaagtgaaacaaacaaaacatgtacaCAAACCAAAGCTTACCTAAAGacaaaatatgatttaaatgCCAGGTTTCTTAAGTTAcagaaatatctttttaaaaagatctgcTTTTATACAGAAATTGAAGGATGCCATATTATGAGTGctttagattttcttctactgACTTCTAAAACtgttaatatatctttttttaaataaaaaaaaaaaaagtttgctgtcttttttaaaaagcaatcctCAAAACTCTCCAGCCACAGCAGTAATTAAGATTAAGGTCTGTCAGTGGGCTGATCCCCTCCAGGTAGCCTCCCTCACTCCAAGAGAAGATGCAGAGGAATTATTGATGACACATGCTTGCATTGTTTTTgtgtcaacacacacacacacacacacacacacacacacacacacacacacacacacacacacacatgatgtAGGGCGGCCCAAAGGTCTGTGGCAGAAAACGCTGCAAATGACTCAGTGATACACTACATTTGCAATCTCTCATTTgtacaaaaagagaaacaagtttccagtttgttttcaacaaaaagaaaaaagggatggACAAAAAGGCATTTATACAAATCTAGGATGAGGAATCCAAAGAAACttgcttttaataataaaaaaagattaaagagataaataaaaaaaaaaaaactggttacAGTTAAGAACATAATTTAACAACAGATGACCATACCCTTTGAGGAAGGCTCCAACAACCTATTTTAAAGAaggtaaaattgaaaaaaaaaattgttttaattaaaacctctccttacaaaataaataattttagcacGTGGAATGTCTTGAAGGTTAACTGCTGGTGTTCAGAGAGGcacaggtgacagagcgagcagGCATCTGCCTTCCACATGGGGCCCAGGCAGGCAATGGGGGGCAGTGTGCTCGGGCACTTATTGGCTGCTGAAACATTCCCAGAACAGATTTTGTCTCCTTTGCTTGCCTTTACCTCTTTTAAGACTGCAGTGAACAAGCAAAGGCAGGAGGAAATGCACTAAAAGAGAGCGCAAATGTTTCCCAGCAGCATGGTTTTAAGGCTCAAGGTGTTTTTTCtcgtttaaaaatatatatatatgataaagctTACCAAATGCTTCTCTAAACTATTGTTTACTCTCATAATTGCAAAATAaggcctttatttttttaaggcagcTCCTCCTCGAATCGCAAAGCCTGAGGAATTAAGCAAAGTTAACCCCCAAAACTGATCACATAacacaattctttttaaaatgttaatacaacaggaattttttttttttttgtaagagaaaGCAAATCTGTACAAAAATACTCTGGTTGCAAGAAAAGCTAGGGCACACTGTTCAACTAAGAGTAGTTTAGCTGTTGGAAAAATAAGAGCAtttaattttatctaaaaatatgtataaatccCCTCAAAATGGTAATGAATCATACACAGtacatactaaaaatatttaaaatagagaatattcCTCACAGaggacttttttctttaattactgctaaaaaaataattacaaagtcCAAACAGGCAGAGAGATTTAGCACACTGATCACACGATTCTCCATCATCCTCCACGCTTGCTCTGAAGAGGGTTTAAAAAGTCCAGTTTCTCGTTGATTTCGCTGCTCCATTTAGCCAAGGTTGGCCTGGCCACTGATTGGCCACAAGTGGGTAATGCGCTTGGATAGGTCATGTCTCTGTCTTGGAAATTTGGGTACGAGTTGCCTTTAGCTTAAATGTCtttaaggaagaagaagaagaaaacaaaaaacaaaataaaaaacaaaacccacaaatgTCCAAAGGGAATTCTGGTTGGTCCTCTCTTTCTTCGGTTATTTTTAGGATCATCTCGGCCATCTTCGCCCTTCATAGGAGGCCTCCTCAAGGTCGGGTGAGCTGTGTGTAGACGGGTTGTTCCCAGTGCTGCGGGCTGTGGGTCTGCGGGATGGAAGGAACCCCAGAGGTGTCGGCGATGGGGGTGTACATGGGGCGCTGGGCGGGGTTCATGTAGGTGAAGGTGGAGTAGAGGCCGGTGCCCTGGCCCGCCGCGTGGCTGTAGTAGGAGCTGGAGTTCTGGTGGTCGGTGTAGTCGTACTGCGAGCGGGTGATGGGCGGGTAGGAAGGGCTGTAGTGCGGAAGGTTGAAGGGGCTGTAGGCGATCTGCTGGGGCGAGTGCTGCTGCTGCTCGCTGTAGTGGCTGGGGCTCAGCTGCTCCGTCTTGATGTGCGTTCGCTGGGACTGGCCCGGCTCGCTGCTCAGTGTGGTCAGCGTGTGCGCCTGTGGCTGCTGCGGGGGCGCGGCCGGCTGCTGCGGGGGCGCCGCCTGCTGCTGGGGGGGCGCCTGCGGGGCCGGCGGGGCCTGCGGAGGCTGCTGCGGGGGTGGCGGCGGCGCCTGCTGCTTGGACATCCACACGTGGCCCGCGCCCGCCGGGGTGGCCGCGGTGCTGCTGATGCCGTAGCTGCCCGTGTAGGTGACCTGGCCATGCGTGGCCGGCACCCCCGGGTGGCCGTTGGGCGGCAGGTACTGGTCAAACTCGTTGACGTCGAAGGTCTCGATGTTGGAGATGACGTCGCTGCTCAGCTCGCCGATGTCCACGTCGCGGAAGTCGATGGGGGGCTGTCTGCCCCCCTCTGGCAGGGGGCGCCCCTCTCGCTTCAGGTCAGCCTTGCCCGGCTGCACGTCGGTtttgggggtggtgggtggggtcGGTGGGCCCTGGGATTGCCCTGCGGACAATAAAAGAACAAGCACGGGAAAATCAACAAGTGCTGTGCAGACGCCCTAGTCTTAGGCACCCTCCGGGGACCCTCCCTCGCTGCTGAAGTGTAGTAAGGGCCCGCACCCGCGCGGGAGGCGCGCTGCACCGGAGATAACTCGCCCAATGATTAACCCGCCGGTACACACTGGACAGCCCCCTTTTATCAGGGGAGGGTCTGGGGCCCGGAGGGTCCGGAAGAACAAATTGCTACTTGTAGAAGAGCCCTGTGTATGCTTTTGGGGTGGGGGAGCAAAGGAACAAGGGGGAGGTCTCGTAAGGCTTGTAAGGGCATTTTACCTCCCAATAAAAAGAGTTAATCTCTTCGGATGCTGGGATTgagttggggtgtgtgtgtgtgtatgtgtgtgtgtttgggtgccTCTTAGGCTCTGGGTAGAGAGGGGGAGCGGGACAGGGGCAAAGGGTAGTGTGTACCTCCCGGGAAGCATAAAGTCTCCACAAAGAATCTCCCAGGTGGAGGGCAGGGGGTGTGCcaggcgggccgggggtggcttGTCCTGCGGGGCTGAGGGGCGACTCACCCGAGTGCTCGCCGGGGGAGTGCACTTCGCTCATGCCGGAGGAGGAGTGCGGCGAGTCAGCCTGCAGCGCCTTGAAGATGGCGTTGGGGGAGATGTGCGTCTGCTCCGTGGCCTCCTCTGCCTCCGCCTGCCCGTTCTTCACCGACTTCCTCCGCCGCGGCTGGTACTTGTAATCCGGGTGGTCCTTCTTGTGCTGCACACGCAGCCGCTCCGCCTCCTCCACGAAGGGCCGCTTCTCGCTCTCGTTCAGAAGTCTGctcggggcggggcggggcggggggcacagagaaaaagagggagaggggTCAGTGAAACCCGCCAAACTGTCAGGTCGGCGGGGAGGAGGCGGCGACCCAGACCACTTGGCTTCCTTTGCATACAACTCCATCTTCCCTCCCGCCTGCAACCACAGCTTataacttttcttaaaaataaacaaataaataagttcttgCAGTCCGACCCGAGCGGTCACTCCCCGccccctccatcccctccccttttatttctattttggaaATGCTGAAGATGAAAACGACTCCTGCTGCTGCCCCCTAAACGCCTTTGCTGCTGGAGTTATCGCCCCCAATCCCAACACCCTTAAAAACTTTTCCCCAATTACTCTCCAATTCTCACCCCCCCATACACTCCCACCTATTTCCAGCAGCCTCCCTCCTCCCGCCTCCCAATTCCTGCCAAGGGTCTCCTCCAACCTCGGTTTCTCCCCTGCCCCATCTccgtggggggtgtgtgtgggggggggggagaaGGGGGCTGCACGAGACAGTGCAGTTTTaaggggcggggtgggggaagCCAAGCTTCACTTCCCCGCCCCGATTGAGCTTCCAGGCGACGGGAGAGCAGGATGGCAGCCCCCTCCTTCCGTCTCCCACCAGTCTTCGTCCATCCTCCAGCtacctcccccaccccttccacTTACCACCCCCTCCTCCGCGTCCCCGCGAGCAGCCCAAGAACTTTGACAAACTCTGAGCCACAGTTACACCCCATTCCCACTCCCACACCCCCATCCCGCCGGCTCCCGGAACCGCAACTCCCGGGCGATGGGAGGCGGGGCGGGGCAAGTCAGCCCTGGCCAGCGCCCCCCGCCGCCACGATGCCCACCCTGCCGCGCCGCCCCCGCCGGGCCCTACCTCCAGAGCTTGCCCAGCGTCTTGCTGAGCTCGGCGTTGTGCAAGTGCGGGTACTGGTCCGCGAGCTTCCTGCGCGCCGCCTGCGCCCACACCATGAAGGCGTTCATGGGCCGCTTGACGTGCGGCTTGTTCTTGCTGGAGCCGTTGACGCGCACCGGCATGGGCACCAGCGTCCAGTCGTAGCCCTTGAGCACCTGGCTGACTGCCTCGCGGATGCACACGGGGAACTTGTCCTCCTCGCTCTCCTTCTTCAGGTCGGGCTCGCCCTTGGGGAACGTGTTCTCCTGGGGCCGCGTGTTCTCGGTGTCCGAGCCGGAGCCCGACGGGCAGGGCGAGCCCGCGGAGTCCTCGGACATGGTGGGGCTGGGGGCGCCGGACAGGCCCTTCTCCTGCTCGTCGGTCATCTTCATGAAGGGGTCCAGGAGATTCATACGCGGGCCCGGGGCAGGGGGCGGGTGGCCGGGAAAGGCGAGAAGCCGCGGCGGCTCGGGGACTCGAGGCGCGGGCTCCTCTCCCCTCGGCTGCCCGGATGCGGAGCGAGCGGCTCCCGGGGAGGCTGGCGCGTCGGCCGGCTACCACTTAGGGAGGCGCGGGGCCAGTCCGCAGCTGCCCGCTCCAAGTAGGGGGAGGCGAattggagaggaggaggaggggaggaaaaggagCAAAAGTGGGGGCGCTTGTaccccttctcttctcctcctgcaAAGAAAAGTTTCCGGGGTTGAAACTGGCGAGTCTCCGCGCCACTGAAGTTTCCAGTCAGTTTCGAGCTCCGCTCTCCGCTCTCCAACTCCCAGCCCAGGGTCTCTTTAATAAATACTCCTCCTCACCTTAGAGCCACCCGCCAATCACAGCACAGCAGTCCCAGGCAGCTGATTGGACCCGAttttggggagggaggaggattgcGGCACTGGGCTGGGTGACGAGacgggaggggaggagaggggaggggagcgcAGCCGAAGGGTGGACGGTCGGGAAGGGGGGCGGGGGGTGCTGCGGGAAAGGCGGGGGACCCGGGACTTCCAAGTGTGTAAGTTTGTCGAACTCTCGGAATGCCAGAATTTTAGTGACTTCTCCGCGcgaatctttgtgtgtgtgtgtgtgtgcgcgcgcgcgcaagTGTGTATGTCTAGACTAGGATCTACCCCCACCTCCGACATTTATTTTCACTGCTCTCTCCGCGGCACAGGGGACTTAGCTGGAGTTTGTAGTATTCGAAAAGCAGCCGCTTCTTAATGCGTAGCCGAGTTTACGCGCCTGGGGCCTGCCTGCCTGCAAAAGTGCTTAGAAATAGTCTTTTGAAGCAAATGTTTTGGTGACTCAACGCCCGCTGTTCCTCCGTAATAATCCACATAAATAGATTAACATGCTCGGGTTCGCCGGGGCTGGTGCGGCTGGTCAGGATTCTGCTGCGCTTTTGCAAAGGGAGTCAATGGAAAGCAAAGCTAAGTCCCCGCGAAGGTTGGCAGCGGCCGCCGTGGCCACGCAGGATCCCCGCGCTCTCGGGGCCGCCCCGCGCCACACCGACCTTGAGCTCTGACAAGTCTTTCTCCAGTCCCGCGACCCCGCCGACGCTCCTCAGTAACAGGGCTACTGCTCTGACGTTTTGGTCTTTGCCTCCTGGCCGAGTCAGAAACGTCAGCCGAGTCGTCCTGCCTGGGGAGAGTTTGCTAACTGCTCTGGCTTTGAGAGATCGAAGTTTGCCAATGCGGCTGTCCCGGGCCGCGAGGCCCAGGCCGGTCACTTGGTTTGCAAAAGGCCAAACAAATGGGCACCACGGCAGACAAAATGCTCCACTCTGGCAGAGTCGTGCTGCTTGCCCGCTTTTGCTGGCATTTACTAAACACCTGAAGGGGTGAAGCACCGGTGCTTCTGACTCCAGTCCGGTCGGTTCAGACCTGCATATAGTTTGGAGTTCTGGGGGAGGCATTGGTGGTGTCTCTCATGTATTTCAAGTGTGATTTGAGCACAACCTTTGTGTTCACACGAAATGCTTAGAGCCAGGTTGGGTAAGTGCAGAGCTATCTGCTCTGGGACAGAAGAAAAATCTTGGTCGTTGCGGGTTCCGTGCTTTCAGAATCCCAAATAAACGCACAACATTGGGAAAACTCTTTAATTTTAAACTTCCCGCCCCCCCCCCTTTTGGACTCTTGCAAAAATTCGCCTCTAATTAAATTGTTGTTATGGTGAATCGGCCCACAtcatattaaaaactttttttttcccctttctaatTTGCGAAGTGAGGACACTATCACAAGATCCAAATCAATGTCCTTCCgggagaacttttaaaaatcttgttttctcTCGTTGTCTTTGAAAGAAGCCCGACATTTCTTATAGGAAATGGAATTCTTCATCTCTTCATAAGGTAGTAAGTTATAGCCTGGTTCAACagcggttttgttttgtttggtttttttttttaaacgaatgTAACTTATTCAAATAGGATGTTTCCGGTGCCTTATAGTTTGTttacaaatttaagaaatttacatACAATAGCTTCGTATCCTTGGCCTGTGATTACTTTCAGAAAGTGTGAGAACAGCATCGTCCTTTCCTAGGAGAAAAAAGTCCGTGTAGTGTGGACCTATTTCTGTGTCCTGGGTAGCAGGGT is from Macaca thibetana thibetana isolate TM-01 chromosome 16, ASM2454274v1, whole genome shotgun sequence and encodes:
- the SOX9 gene encoding transcription factor SOX-9; its protein translation is MNLLDPFMKMTDEQEKGLSGAPSPTMSEDSAGSPCPSGSGSDTENTRPQENTFPKGEPDLKKESEEDKFPVCIREAVSQVLKGYDWTLVPMPVRVNGSSKNKPHVKRPMNAFMVWAQAARRKLADQYPHLHNAELSKTLGKLWRLLNESEKRPFVEEAERLRVQHKKDHPDYKYQPRRRKSVKNGQAEAEEATEQTHISPNAIFKALQADSPHSSSGMSEVHSPGEHSGQSQGPPTPPTTPKTDVQPGKADLKREGRPLPEGGRQPPIDFRDVDIGELSSDVISNIETFDVNEFDQYLPPNGHPGVPATHGQVTYTGSYGISSTAATPAGAGHVWMSKQQAPPPPPQQPPQAPPAPQAPPQQQAAPPQQPAAPPQQPQAHTLTTLSSEPGQSQRTHIKTEQLSPSHYSEQQQHSPQQIAYSPFNLPHYSPSYPPITRSQYDYTDHQNSSSYYSHAAGQGTGLYSTFTYMNPAQRPMYTPIADTSGVPSIPQTHSPQHWEQPVYTQLTRP